A genomic segment from Ramlibacter agri encodes:
- a CDS encoding response regulator, producing the protein MAQRIYIKVVGFSEEERHALNTLFRLSEQCLTMYQLWSPQARAPAGMALLDGDSYEARLEAESPLNSGMKLLWIGADAPPSVWRSIARPFQWPEVIEALDTVFNPGSVDLDLDVTPSEAPDSLPPLPPKLALIVSPSRDERLYLRARLSLAHLTQADEAESGAEALQLARGKQYDFALVDFRVPDMDAWNLLRQLKQGKRPIQHVALTKAQRSLPEHVRAWWGGAEALLDSPPHPQRLNAWLRRL; encoded by the coding sequence ATGGCGCAGCGGATCTACATCAAGGTGGTGGGCTTCTCCGAGGAGGAGCGGCATGCCCTGAACACCTTGTTCCGGCTTTCCGAGCAGTGCCTGACCATGTACCAGTTGTGGTCGCCGCAGGCGCGCGCGCCGGCTGGCATGGCCCTGCTGGACGGGGACAGCTACGAGGCCCGGCTGGAAGCCGAGTCGCCCCTGAATTCGGGCATGAAGCTCCTGTGGATAGGGGCCGATGCGCCACCCTCGGTCTGGCGCAGCATCGCCCGGCCCTTCCAGTGGCCGGAAGTGATCGAGGCCCTGGATACCGTCTTCAACCCGGGCTCGGTCGACCTGGACCTGGACGTGACACCGTCGGAAGCCCCGGATTCCCTGCCGCCGCTGCCGCCCAAGCTGGCCTTGATCGTCAGCCCCAGCCGGGACGAGCGCCTGTACCTGCGGGCGCGGCTGTCGCTGGCCCACCTGACCCAGGCCGACGAGGCCGAAAGCGGCGCCGAGGCGCTGCAGCTGGCCCGCGGCAAGCAATACGACTTTGCCCTGGTCGATTTCCGGGTGCCGGACATGGACGCCTGGAACCTGCTGCGCCAGCTGAAGCAGGGCAAGCGGCCGATCCAGCACGTGGCCCTGACCAAGGCCCAGCGCTCCTTGCCGGAGCACGTGCGGGCGTGGTGGGGCGGCGCGGAAGCGCTGCTGGATAGCCCGCCGCATCCGCAGCGCTTGAACGCGTGGTTACGACGGCTTTGA